In Streptomyces alboniger, the following are encoded in one genomic region:
- a CDS encoding NACHT domain-containing protein — protein MDGGTVGLRIASAVIAPLLKRLLLPPAKAPGAQFQDRPIPVRRLMAFSREHRTLTEDDLHRIARELVRRAVRAAGPYDPPVGADEKDAVGLALTRTLHALGDLDMDDVQAFALGPEQLAAELSRRAGPETRRLLSDDAARFHDRLLETACVHVVRFFSEQPGFAARTQIEQSREVREQSERLDRILERLPDISAQDARFEEEYARYVVRSHGRLTIHGVDLREPAGQEWPLEAAYLSLEATPYRSGPSEAAPLADGESPERAAAPVETTLATHDRVLLRGVAGTGKTTLVQWLALTTARQDRVPGSLSQLLGRVPFVLPLRALARKGAELPMPQDFLRWIDCPLLGTDPEGWATRVLQNGRAVMLIDGADEIPKGERGRVKTWLKKLLAVFPGNLWLLTSRPSALEQGWLGQEGFHEFVLSEMRPADMRRFIERWHSAAGAPARLGESLTLALRSRPELSRLATNPLMCGLICALHRERRGFLPRGRASLYEAALAMLLERRDVEREVYGGGNGTPQLDQRSATEPLRRLAYWLIRNERTQLDRADAVDVVRRLMPSVERLAEIGEAEDVLQLLLERSGLLREPAQGAVDFIHRTFQDFLGAQAVLEERDMGMLVNNAHLEQWEDVVQMVVAQARHHERGELLTRLRERGERERDPGVQARLRLLALASLEQATSVAPAVREAIEDQAARMVPPRSLREARSLARTGPLLLGLLPGADALTGDEELATVHAICQIGGDAAIPRLRQFLHTGQSAVRAQLLHHWDRFDPEVYAEEIVRPLLDIAPEEMVTVRSRAELDALRTMSGYQRVSLRGDFTPDDVRSAFDARHLRELRLRDILSLDSLEVLSGYTELESLGLRGCRNLQDPLPLTRLPRLRRLALRDLPRFEPLHELAGCARLDTLLIGADVPWRGLTDLPCPERLQVLSLPPTATRLTDIAACERLAELHLQEASERLTPDSWGAELGKLTGLRTLTLTSAQLSMLLFAPRTQLPHVTRLSVHAGAGAAVPLRRIALRLPGLEEIQLLEAAEVDLASLGSLHRLRRVRLAYPGEVRGSEALAGDVELSVYPQP, from the coding sequence GTGGATGGGGGCACTGTAGGGCTGCGTATCGCGTCGGCGGTGATCGCGCCGCTGCTCAAGCGGTTGCTGCTGCCTCCCGCCAAGGCGCCGGGCGCACAGTTCCAGGACCGGCCGATCCCGGTCCGGCGCCTCATGGCCTTCTCCCGCGAGCACCGCACCCTCACCGAGGACGACCTGCACCGGATCGCCCGCGAACTGGTGCGGCGCGCGGTGCGGGCGGCGGGTCCCTACGACCCGCCGGTCGGCGCCGACGAGAAGGACGCGGTGGGGCTGGCGCTGACCCGGACCCTGCACGCGCTCGGCGACCTCGACATGGACGACGTCCAGGCGTTCGCGCTGGGTCCCGAGCAGCTGGCCGCCGAGCTGTCGAGGCGGGCGGGGCCCGAGACCCGCAGGCTCCTCAGCGACGACGCCGCCCGCTTCCACGACCGGCTCCTGGAGACGGCCTGTGTGCACGTGGTGCGGTTCTTCAGCGAGCAGCCGGGGTTCGCGGCCCGCACGCAGATCGAGCAGAGCCGCGAGGTCCGTGAGCAGAGCGAGCGGCTCGACCGGATCCTGGAGCGCCTTCCCGACATCTCCGCGCAGGACGCCCGGTTCGAGGAGGAGTACGCGCGCTACGTCGTCCGGAGCCACGGCAGGCTCACCATCCACGGCGTCGACCTGCGGGAGCCCGCGGGCCAGGAATGGCCCCTTGAGGCGGCCTACTTGAGCCTGGAGGCCACCCCCTACCGCAGCGGCCCGTCGGAGGCCGCCCCGCTGGCGGACGGCGAGTCGCCCGAGCGTGCGGCGGCGCCGGTGGAGACCACCCTCGCCACCCACGACCGAGTCCTGCTGCGCGGCGTGGCGGGCACCGGCAAGACGACGCTCGTGCAGTGGCTGGCCCTGACCACGGCACGGCAGGACCGGGTGCCCGGCTCGCTCTCCCAGCTCCTGGGCCGCGTGCCCTTCGTACTGCCGCTGCGCGCCCTGGCCCGCAAGGGCGCCGAGCTGCCGATGCCCCAGGACTTCCTGCGCTGGATCGACTGCCCGCTGCTGGGCACCGACCCCGAGGGGTGGGCCACGCGCGTGTTGCAGAACGGCCGCGCGGTGATGCTGATCGACGGGGCTGACGAGATCCCGAAGGGTGAGCGCGGCCGCGTCAAGACGTGGCTCAAGAAGCTCCTCGCCGTCTTCCCCGGCAACCTGTGGCTGCTCACCTCGCGTCCCTCCGCCCTGGAGCAGGGCTGGCTCGGCCAGGAGGGCTTCCACGAGTTCGTGCTCAGCGAGATGCGGCCCGCCGACATGCGGCGTTTCATCGAACGCTGGCACTCGGCGGCGGGGGCGCCCGCCCGGCTCGGCGAGTCGTTGACGCTCGCGCTGCGCAGCAGGCCGGAGCTGAGCCGCCTCGCGACCAATCCGCTGATGTGCGGGCTGATCTGCGCCCTGCACCGGGAGCGCCGCGGTTTCCTGCCGCGCGGGCGCGCCTCGCTCTACGAGGCCGCGCTCGCCATGCTCCTGGAGCGGCGCGACGTGGAGCGCGAGGTGTACGGCGGCGGCAACGGCACCCCGCAGCTCGACCAGAGGTCCGCCACCGAGCCCCTGCGGCGCCTCGCGTACTGGCTGATCCGCAACGAACGGACCCAGCTGGACCGCGCGGACGCCGTGGACGTCGTACGCCGTCTGATGCCGTCGGTGGAACGCCTCGCGGAGATCGGAGAGGCGGAGGACGTCCTCCAGCTCCTCCTGGAGCGCTCGGGACTGCTGCGCGAGCCCGCCCAGGGCGCCGTCGACTTCATCCACCGCACCTTCCAGGACTTCCTCGGCGCCCAGGCGGTGCTCGAGGAGCGGGACATGGGCATGCTGGTGAACAACGCCCACCTGGAGCAGTGGGAGGACGTGGTGCAGATGGTCGTCGCCCAGGCCCGCCATCACGAGCGGGGCGAACTGCTCACCCGGCTGCGCGAGCGCGGCGAGCGCGAGAGGGACCCCGGCGTCCAGGCGCGGCTGCGGCTGCTCGCGCTCGCCTCCCTGGAGCAGGCCACCAGCGTCGCCCCGGCGGTGCGCGAGGCCATCGAGGACCAGGCGGCGCGCATGGTGCCGCCGCGCAGTCTGCGCGAGGCGAGGTCCCTGGCACGGACGGGGCCGCTGCTGCTCGGCCTGCTGCCCGGCGCCGACGCCTTGACGGGCGACGAGGAACTGGCCACCGTCCACGCGATCTGCCAGATCGGCGGGGACGCCGCCATCCCGCGCCTGCGACAGTTCCTGCACACCGGCCAGAGCGCCGTACGCGCCCAGCTGCTGCACCACTGGGACCGCTTCGACCCCGAGGTGTACGCGGAGGAGATCGTCCGGCCGCTCCTGGACATCGCGCCCGAGGAGATGGTCACCGTGCGCTCGCGCGCCGAGCTGGACGCGCTGCGCACGATGTCCGGCTACCAACGCGTCAGCCTGCGGGGCGACTTCACGCCCGACGACGTCCGTTCGGCGTTCGACGCACGCCATCTGCGGGAGCTTCGGCTGCGCGACATCCTGTCGCTGGACTCCCTGGAGGTGCTGTCCGGCTACACCGAGCTGGAGTCGCTCGGGCTGCGCGGCTGCCGCAACCTCCAGGATCCGCTGCCGCTCACCCGGCTCCCGCGGCTGCGGCGGCTCGCGCTGCGGGACCTGCCCCGCTTCGAGCCGCTGCACGAGCTGGCCGGCTGCGCGCGGCTCGACACACTCCTGATCGGCGCGGACGTTCCCTGGCGCGGCCTCACCGACCTGCCCTGCCCCGAGCGGCTCCAGGTCCTCTCGCTGCCGCCGACCGCCACCCGCCTCACGGACATCGCGGCCTGCGAACGCCTCGCCGAGCTGCACCTCCAGGAGGCGAGCGAGCGGCTGACGCCGGATTCCTGGGGAGCGGAACTGGGCAAGCTCACCGGACTGCGTACGCTCACGCTGACCTCGGCGCAGCTGAGCATGCTGCTGTTCGCGCCGCGTACGCAGCTTCCCCATGTCACCCGGCTGAGCGTGCACGCCGGGGCGGGCGCCGCCGTGCCACTGCGCCGGATCGCCCTGCGCCTGCCCGGGCTTGAGGAGATCCAGCTCCTGGAGGCGGCCGAGGTCGACCTCGCCTCGCTCGGCTCGCTGCACCGGCTGCGCCGGGTGCGGCTGGCGTATCCCGGTGAGGTACGCGGTTCGGAGGCTCTCGCGGGCGACGTGGAGCTGTCCGTCTACCCGCAGCCTTGA
- a CDS encoding ATP-binding protein has protein sequence MDSAEDVPLYGRDPLLRALVPRLTGLKYDERARTAREFQHDLPVVLVTGRHGMGRSAVLRELAAHYRDRLPLAHVRIAPAGYTSFSPAASDADGDVATDLVGVLMELARQLAPSYRRPFPVLLPGLFAVSSWDPGDDADRDAACLRLARLLIACHLADGPEQELRQAWAGAVEARVEPVVPRAPGGPGSGAASISRALHREYAHRYRAGAERDWYRGRFPQLTEDADPVELLGDWYHQGGDYRRSVERTLVAAFRHDVAGSYGRLQRWNREPWPLVLLDDVHLPAGRRFLDLLLEHRAMPESPEREELVVVATRLGEPPGNDPGPVRRQLADLVRTSGWERRGTTPSAGLLTVPLTPLSRDDVLPLLEAGSAGAPLHPYLASALHTLTGGHPAATTMLCSAVRAATRAGLAVAPRDLLELSAKDGRPVGEALLERLLPDRRQRDRLTLLSLARDSTAAEELATRLRLEGPEQLPANAVTDYLEQQHWQRLTPPESPLVTDPLLQKLLVHEARRLSPGPDDSRGWQEIHRFLHDHHARRADEGEADALRHMLAAGGVETVVASLAESFQSERDERGAGHWLRCLRHAATAPTPPARDWEDDRLRIALGAHDGRRYAHLDDTERCVNRLLHALWYLSEPHTEPDPDTCTAIEQELAYLSLRHPSWRVTLGQAARRWPAAARDKRPLPIPGQ, from the coding sequence ATGGACAGTGCGGAAGACGTGCCGCTGTACGGCAGGGACCCTCTCCTGCGCGCGCTCGTCCCGCGGCTGACCGGCCTCAAGTACGACGAACGCGCGCGCACCGCACGCGAGTTCCAGCACGACCTGCCCGTCGTCCTGGTGACGGGGCGGCACGGCATGGGGCGCAGCGCCGTGCTGCGAGAGCTGGCCGCGCACTACCGCGACCGGCTTCCTCTCGCCCATGTCAGGATCGCGCCCGCCGGTTACACGTCGTTCTCGCCGGCCGCATCCGACGCCGACGGTGACGTCGCCACCGATCTGGTCGGCGTCCTCATGGAGCTGGCGCGTCAGCTGGCGCCTTCCTACCGGCGCCCCTTCCCCGTTCTGCTGCCCGGCCTGTTCGCCGTCTCCAGCTGGGACCCGGGAGACGACGCCGACCGGGACGCGGCCTGTCTGCGGCTGGCCCGGCTGCTGATCGCCTGCCACCTGGCCGACGGGCCCGAACAGGAGCTGCGCCAGGCGTGGGCCGGCGCGGTCGAGGCCCGTGTCGAACCGGTCGTCCCCCGGGCGCCCGGGGGGCCGGGGAGCGGAGCCGCGAGCATCTCCCGCGCGCTGCACCGCGAGTACGCGCACCGGTACCGCGCGGGCGCCGAGCGGGACTGGTACCGCGGCCGCTTCCCCCAGCTCACCGAGGACGCCGACCCCGTGGAGCTGCTCGGTGACTGGTACCACCAGGGCGGGGACTACCGGCGGTCGGTCGAGCGGACGCTCGTGGCCGCTTTCCGGCACGATGTCGCCGGTTCCTACGGCCGGTTGCAGCGCTGGAACCGCGAGCCGTGGCCCCTGGTGCTCCTCGACGACGTGCATCTGCCCGCCGGGCGGCGCTTCCTCGACCTGCTCCTCGAACACCGGGCGATGCCCGAGTCCCCGGAGCGCGAGGAACTGGTCGTCGTGGCCACCCGGCTCGGCGAACCGCCGGGCAACGACCCCGGCCCGGTCCGGCGCCAACTGGCCGATCTGGTGCGCACGTCCGGCTGGGAGCGCCGCGGCACCACGCCGTCCGCGGGCCTGCTCACCGTCCCCCTCACCCCGTTGAGCCGCGACGACGTCCTGCCGCTTCTGGAAGCCGGTTCGGCGGGCGCTCCCCTCCACCCCTATCTCGCCTCCGCCCTGCACACGCTGACCGGCGGCCATCCCGCGGCGACGACCATGCTCTGCTCCGCGGTGCGCGCCGCGACCCGCGCGGGTCTGGCCGTGGCGCCGCGGGACCTCCTCGAACTGTCCGCGAAGGACGGCCGCCCCGTCGGCGAGGCGCTGCTGGAGCGGCTGCTCCCGGACCGGCGCCAGCGTGACCGGCTGACGCTCCTGTCCCTGGCGAGGGACAGCACGGCCGCCGAGGAGCTGGCGACCCGGCTGCGTCTTGAGGGCCCGGAGCAGCTGCCCGCGAACGCGGTCACCGACTACCTCGAACAGCAGCACTGGCAGCGCCTGACGCCGCCCGAGAGCCCGCTGGTGACGGACCCGCTCCTCCAGAAACTCCTGGTGCACGAGGCCCGTCGGCTCTCCCCGGGGCCCGACGACAGCCGGGGCTGGCAGGAGATCCACCGTTTCCTGCACGACCACCACGCCCGGCGCGCCGACGAGGGCGAGGCCGACGCCCTGCGGCACATGCTCGCCGCGGGCGGCGTCGAGACGGTGGTGGCCTCGCTGGCGGAGTCGTTCCAGTCCGAGCGGGACGAGCGGGGCGCGGGGCACTGGCTGCGCTGTCTGCGGCATGCCGCGACCGCGCCCACACCGCCCGCGCGGGACTGGGAGGACGACCGTCTGCGGATCGCGCTCGGGGCGCACGACGGCCGCCGCTACGCCCATCTCGACGACACCGAGCGGTGCGTCA